In Pelosinus sp. UFO1, one genomic interval encodes:
- the gltA gene encoding NADPH-dependent glutamate synthase, with amino-acid sequence MSLSLKRHPMPEQDPKVRAKNFAEVTLGYTEELAQSEAERCLQCKTAPCRKGCPVEIDIPAFIKHIKEGNMDASIAKIKEANGLPAVCGRVCPQEEQCEKYCVLAKKGESVAIGRLERYVADYVRGKGEAIASLEYATDAQKVAIIGSGPAGLSAAGDLAKMGYKVTVFEALHLPGGVLMYGIPEFRLPKDEVVQAEINNLRKLGVEVVVNAVIGSTFTVDELLEEEGFDAVFIGTGAGLPYFMDVPGENLNGVYSANEFLTRCNLMKAYRFPQSGTPIHVGKRVAVVGGGNVAMDGARTALRLGAEHVSIVYRRSEKELPARLEEIHHAKEEGIDFQLLTAPTAVLGNKEGWVTGLQCVRMELGEPDASGRRRPIEVPNSEFVLDVDTIIIAIGQGPNPLVQSTTKGLETNRKGNINADAETGATSKPGVFAGGDIVTGAATVILAMGAGKKAAVAIDKYLQEKKNK; translated from the coding sequence ATGTCACTCTCACTAAAAAGACATCCAATGCCTGAGCAGGACCCCAAGGTACGGGCTAAAAATTTCGCAGAAGTAACCCTTGGTTATACAGAGGAGTTGGCCCAGTCTGAAGCAGAGCGTTGCTTACAGTGTAAAACAGCACCTTGTCGTAAGGGCTGTCCGGTAGAAATTGATATTCCTGCTTTTATTAAGCACATAAAAGAAGGGAATATGGATGCCTCCATTGCTAAAATAAAAGAAGCCAACGGTCTGCCCGCAGTATGCGGCAGAGTATGCCCTCAAGAAGAACAGTGTGAAAAATATTGCGTATTGGCAAAAAAAGGTGAATCCGTTGCCATTGGTCGGCTAGAACGCTATGTTGCAGACTATGTACGAGGCAAAGGAGAAGCTATTGCGTCATTGGAGTATGCCACTGATGCTCAAAAAGTAGCGATTATCGGTTCTGGGCCAGCTGGACTGAGTGCTGCGGGTGATTTGGCAAAAATGGGCTATAAAGTCACTGTGTTTGAAGCTCTGCACTTACCTGGGGGCGTATTAATGTATGGTATTCCAGAATTTCGTCTGCCGAAAGATGAAGTGGTGCAGGCAGAAATCAATAATTTACGCAAACTTGGCGTGGAAGTGGTTGTAAATGCTGTGATTGGCAGCACTTTTACCGTAGATGAACTGCTGGAAGAAGAAGGATTTGATGCCGTATTTATTGGCACCGGAGCTGGTCTTCCCTACTTCATGGATGTACCTGGTGAAAACCTGAATGGAGTATATTCCGCCAATGAATTCTTGACTCGTTGTAACTTGATGAAAGCCTATCGTTTTCCTCAAAGCGGTACACCTATTCATGTTGGGAAGCGCGTAGCGGTAGTCGGTGGCGGTAATGTAGCAATGGATGGTGCTAGAACAGCCCTGCGCTTGGGTGCAGAGCATGTTTCTATTGTATATCGTCGTTCGGAAAAAGAACTACCAGCTAGACTGGAAGAAATTCACCATGCCAAAGAAGAAGGCATTGATTTTCAATTGTTGACGGCTCCCACAGCTGTACTGGGTAATAAAGAAGGCTGGGTAACTGGTTTACAATGTGTTCGTATGGAACTTGGTGAACCAGATGCCTCTGGACGCCGTCGTCCCATCGAAGTACCAAATTCTGAGTTTGTACTGGATGTAGATACTATAATTATCGCGATTGGCCAAGGTCCAAATCCATTGGTGCAATCTACGACGAAGGGACTAGAAACTAATCGAAAAGGTAATATTAATGCTGATGCAGAAACTGGGGCTACTAGTAAACCAGGCGTATTTGCTGGTGGTGATATTGTGACAGGTGCAGCGACTGTTATCCTAGCCATGGGGGCGGGGAAAAAGGCGGCAGTGGCGATTGATAAGTATTTACAAGAGAAAAAGAATAAATAG
- a CDS encoding LysR family transcriptional regulator, producing the protein MDIRHLEYFVEVARQKSFSKAASITHVSQSAISKMIKDLEVELGTSLFNRTSKYVQLTDAGMIFLDQAQQVVVMFQNLTTEFENKIKMEKGKIFIGLPPITSSTIFAELLGEFKKKYPQIEISLSEYGSKKVALAIQDGTLDIGVICIEPDNQYVDSLSFTKDPLFVIVSSQNPISQLPSIELASLSNESFVLYSEDFSLHDEIINQCKNVGFSPNVIFETSQRELMTQIVAANLGIAFLPSEVCKELDSNRIVSVPLIQPQIIHNMSIIWKKGRFMSHAARLWLQFAEDYFTSNERTR; encoded by the coding sequence ATGGATATCCGACATTTAGAATATTTTGTTGAAGTGGCTCGCCAAAAAAGTTTTAGTAAAGCCGCTAGTATAACTCACGTATCCCAATCAGCGATTAGTAAGATGATAAAAGATTTGGAAGTGGAACTGGGAACATCTTTATTTAATCGGACCTCGAAATATGTGCAATTAACAGATGCAGGTATGATCTTTTTAGATCAAGCACAACAAGTGGTGGTGATGTTCCAAAATCTCACTACTGAATTTGAAAATAAAATTAAAATGGAAAAAGGCAAGATTTTCATCGGTCTCCCTCCAATTACTAGCTCTACCATATTTGCTGAGTTGTTGGGAGAATTTAAAAAGAAATATCCACAAATCGAAATTAGTCTATCTGAATATGGATCAAAAAAAGTAGCACTCGCGATTCAAGATGGAACGTTAGATATCGGCGTAATCTGCATAGAGCCAGATAATCAGTATGTTGATTCCCTTTCCTTTACCAAGGATCCCCTTTTCGTTATTGTCTCCTCTCAGAATCCCATAAGCCAGTTACCATCCATTGAGCTAGCATCATTATCTAACGAATCCTTTGTATTATACAGTGAAGATTTTAGCCTGCATGATGAAATAATCAATCAGTGCAAAAATGTAGGTTTCTCCCCTAACGTTATTTTTGAAACCTCTCAACGTGAGCTTATGACGCAAATCGTAGCCGCTAATTTGGGAATTGCCTTCTTGCCTAGCGAAGTGTGCAAGGAACTAGACTCTAATCGTATTGTCTCCGTACCATTAATACAGCCTCAGATCATACACAACATGTCAATTATCTGGAAAAAAGGGCGCTTCATGTCCCACGCCGCGCGTTTATGGTTACAGTTTGCCGAAGATTATTTTACATCTAATGAGCGTACCAGATAA
- a CDS encoding pyridoxamine 5'-phosphate oxidase family protein, with translation MLNEKLLDILAHPSDGAVSIVTNGEDGPHLVNTWNSYIVVTPDDKLLIPAYGYNKTEKNLSNQNHVILSIASREIEGYKGTGTGFIVKGTTRFVKSGENFDRMKEKFSWIRAVLEITVTDAKQML, from the coding sequence ATGCTTAACGAAAAATTATTGGACATACTTGCTCATCCCTCAGATGGAGCTGTCAGTATTGTGACGAATGGTGAAGATGGTCCTCATTTAGTTAATACTTGGAATAGCTATATAGTGGTTACTCCTGATGACAAGCTATTAATTCCAGCTTATGGCTATAACAAAACCGAAAAAAACCTTAGCAATCAAAACCATGTTATTCTTTCAATTGCCAGTAGGGAAATCGAAGGTTACAAAGGAACAGGAACAGGTTTTATAGTGAAAGGAACTACCCGTTTTGTAAAATCCGGCGAAAATTTTGATCGTATGAAAGAAAAATTCTCATGGATCCGCGCAGTATTAGAAATCACTGTAACAGATGCAAAACAAATGCTATAA
- a CDS encoding PLP-dependent aminotransferase family protein, which produces MIILNSKGRQPLHDKIYNQIKNKILSGELPPATKLLSIKNLAIELSVSRNTVEYAYQQLFAEGYIHSKPRSGYYVSLIDPEFLPSSHCQTGTSPGQILEEGKSYSFDFHPASISPESFPVNLWRKLYVDSLKENPKQLASYSNQQGDTALRYELQRYLARSRGVSCSLEQIVLCSGLQDSLSILAPILKENHSQFAIEDPGHFIPKSVFRNHSFSISPVPLNSDGLAIDSLYNTKSTVVYVTPSHQFPLGYIMPVANRLKLIDWAKNVGGVIIEDDYDSELRYYGKPIPALQGLHPEENIVYIGTFSKVLSPVLRVSYMVLPYQLLTIYNKLFGHYSTSVSLLDQRTLSKFMEQGYWERHLRKMRTVYKKKHDAIIQSIHQHFGSQANIIGQGAGLHVVLELVGNSLTEGELIHRAQEIEVRLHPLSSTYLHKSSKNPQIMLGFGSMSSNEIDRGIELLYQAWYP; this is translated from the coding sequence ATGATTATATTAAATAGTAAGGGTCGCCAGCCGCTGCACGATAAGATCTATAACCAGATTAAAAATAAAATATTATCAGGAGAATTGCCTCCAGCTACCAAGCTTTTATCGATTAAGAATTTAGCAATTGAATTATCTGTAAGCCGCAATACGGTGGAGTATGCCTATCAACAGTTATTTGCTGAAGGGTATATACATAGCAAGCCAAGAAGTGGGTATTATGTCTCACTAATTGACCCAGAATTCCTTCCATCATCTCACTGTCAAACAGGTACATCCCCGGGACAAATTTTAGAAGAGGGAAAATCATACTCCTTTGATTTTCATCCTGCTAGTATTTCACCAGAAAGCTTCCCTGTTAACTTATGGCGTAAACTGTATGTAGATAGTTTAAAAGAAAATCCTAAACAACTTGCGTCCTATAGCAATCAACAAGGGGATACTGCATTGCGCTATGAGCTCCAAAGATATCTGGCCCGTTCTCGTGGTGTATCATGTAGCCTAGAGCAAATTGTTCTTTGTTCTGGGTTACAAGATAGTCTTTCTATTCTAGCACCAATTTTGAAAGAAAATCATTCCCAATTTGCCATTGAAGATCCTGGACATTTCATTCCAAAGTCGGTTTTTCGAAATCATTCCTTTTCTATATCTCCTGTCCCATTAAATTCGGATGGCCTTGCTATAGATTCGTTATATAACACTAAGAGCACCGTTGTATATGTAACTCCTTCTCACCAATTTCCATTAGGATATATTATGCCAGTGGCAAATAGACTAAAATTAATTGATTGGGCGAAAAACGTTGGGGGAGTTATTATTGAAGATGATTATGATAGTGAACTACGATATTACGGCAAACCAATTCCTGCGTTGCAAGGTCTACACCCAGAAGAAAACATAGTATATATAGGTACTTTTTCTAAAGTGTTATCTCCTGTACTTCGCGTAAGTTATATGGTATTACCTTACCAATTGCTTACGATATATAATAAGCTATTTGGCCATTATTCTACTTCTGTTTCCTTATTAGACCAAAGGACACTAAGCAAGTTTATGGAGCAAGGATACTGGGAACGGCATTTGCGTAAGATGCGGACCGTTTATAAAAAAAAGCATGATGCAATCATTCAATCGATTCATCAGCATTTTGGATCTCAAGCTAATATAATTGGGCAGGGAGCGGGGCTCCATGTTGTCTTAGAGCTAGTTGGTAATTCTCTTACTGAAGGGGAGCTGATTCATCGCGCTCAAGAAATAGAGGTTAGATTACACCCGCTTTCTAGTACATATCTGCATAAGAGTAGTAAGAATCCTCAAATAATGCTTGGGTTTGGTAGTATGAGTAGTAATGAAATTGATCGCGGAATTGAGTTGTTATATCAAGCCTGGTACCCCTAA
- the dcuC gene encoding C4-dicarboxylate transporter DcuC, whose product MIITIGIIMVLITVYFLIKRYDARLVLLASGIIMACLAGTPMAPLNAFAKEMTNSGLIQAVCSVMGFAMVMKYTECDKHLINFMANGLSKVRPLLIPGVVLATYAVNVALPSAAGTAAAAGAIFVPLMMSAGVHPAMAGAAVKCGTYGSMLNPGLAHNPFVAKIAGVDVMEVIGFHFKANIASLITATILITLIAYYKNEHKGYKAEGFEVEESFKVKLLYALMPIFPIVILILGATAIVPAFKMDVPQAMIIGSLVALLVTRKNPVKLSNSFFDGMGKAYGEIIGIIIAAGVFVSGLTAMGLVKAFTDSMLNNPAIVKICAAVGPFILGLVVGSGDAATFAFNQAVTPHAADFGMSVVQMGSMATLGGTLGRTMSPIAGATIIIAGIAGVNPMEIAKRNCLPMVGAMVVGMLFLLA is encoded by the coding sequence ATGATTATTACAATTGGCATTATTATGGTATTAATTACAGTTTACTTTTTAATCAAGCGTTATGATGCGCGTTTAGTATTATTAGCTTCCGGTATTATTATGGCTTGTTTGGCGGGTACGCCGATGGCTCCCTTAAATGCTTTTGCTAAAGAAATGACCAATAGTGGGCTGATTCAAGCGGTTTGTTCCGTTATGGGGTTTGCAATGGTAATGAAGTATACAGAATGTGATAAACATTTAATTAATTTTATGGCAAATGGTCTTTCTAAAGTTCGTCCACTTTTGATTCCGGGTGTTGTTTTGGCTACTTATGCAGTCAATGTAGCACTACCAAGTGCTGCGGGAACAGCGGCGGCAGCGGGCGCGATTTTTGTACCGTTGATGATGTCGGCAGGTGTACACCCTGCTATGGCGGGAGCAGCGGTAAAATGCGGTACATACGGTAGTATGTTAAATCCGGGTTTGGCACATAACCCCTTTGTAGCCAAGATTGCCGGTGTAGACGTTATGGAAGTTATCGGATTTCATTTTAAAGCCAATATTGCGTCTTTGATTACAGCAACAATCTTGATTACACTGATTGCTTATTATAAAAATGAGCATAAAGGGTATAAAGCTGAGGGTTTCGAAGTCGAGGAATCCTTTAAGGTAAAACTTCTATATGCGTTGATGCCGATTTTTCCTATTGTAATTTTAATCTTGGGTGCAACGGCAATCGTTCCAGCATTTAAGATGGATGTTCCGCAAGCCATGATCATTGGTTCTTTGGTTGCACTGTTGGTGACGAGAAAAAATCCTGTAAAACTGAGCAATTCATTCTTCGATGGTATGGGAAAAGCATATGGTGAAATTATTGGTATCATCATTGCCGCAGGTGTATTTGTTTCCGGCTTGACAGCAATGGGACTTGTAAAAGCTTTTACAGACTCAATGTTAAATAATCCAGCAATTGTTAAGATTTGTGCAGCTGTTGGTCCATTTATTTTGGGATTGGTTGTTGGCTCTGGCGATGCGGCAACCTTTGCATTTAATCAAGCGGTTACACCACATGCCGCAGATTTTGGTATGTCCGTAGTCCAAATGGGCAGTATGGCTACACTTGGCGGTACACTAGGGCGCACAATGTCACCGATCGCTGGTGCTACAATTATCATAGCTGGTATTGCTGGTGTAAATCCAATGGAAATCGCGAAACGCAATTGCTTGCCAATGGTAGGTGCTATGGTTGTTGGTATGTTATTCTTGTTAGCGTAA
- a CDS encoding CapA family protein, producing MSKISIVATGDSFITQRLPQDVHFIKLKSYIEAHDVRFTNFEILLHDFEVYPAPTSGGTWAVARPEVLQDIKQLGFNMMAWANNHTSDWNIDGILTTMKHLDENKCIHAGVGRNLAEASQPRYLDTPQGRVALIGITSTISEWGMASAQRPDVLGRPGANVLRYQAIHKVRPEEFEKLREIVEQTEVNSNRILDEKEGFKKPVIGGYYVGNIRFEPGDEPGTITKMNPKDAERIIRSIREAARQADVVLVSHHTHERKGLEKDRPADFARDFAKLCIDSGAHAYIGHGPHIWRGIEIYKNRPIFYSLGDFVFQNDSVERQPTEFYDLYDLGVENTVSDGLDARSANETRGLVVDQKVYESAMVSFAVTDGEIDEITLSPLSLGFEYGRARRGRPQFSDEENGERILRDIGDLSKEFGTKITIKDGIGTIELK from the coding sequence ATGTCGAAAATTTCTATTGTGGCAACAGGAGATTCTTTTATTACACAACGTTTACCACAAGATGTTCATTTCATTAAATTGAAAAGCTACATAGAAGCACATGATGTTCGATTTACGAACTTTGAGATTTTACTACATGATTTTGAAGTGTATCCCGCTCCGACAAGCGGAGGTACATGGGCGGTTGCCCGTCCGGAAGTTTTGCAAGATATTAAACAGCTTGGTTTTAATATGATGGCATGGGCGAATAATCATACCAGCGATTGGAATATCGATGGTATCTTAACGACGATGAAACATCTTGATGAAAATAAATGTATCCATGCCGGTGTTGGTAGAAACTTGGCAGAAGCCTCGCAACCGCGATATCTTGATACCCCACAAGGAAGGGTTGCATTGATTGGTATTACTTCTACGATATCCGAATGGGGCATGGCCAGTGCACAAAGACCAGATGTGCTCGGTCGTCCGGGCGCAAATGTTCTTCGCTATCAGGCAATTCATAAGGTGCGCCCGGAGGAATTTGAAAAGTTAAGAGAAATCGTTGAACAGACGGAGGTTAATTCCAATAGAATTTTAGATGAAAAAGAAGGGTTTAAGAAGCCTGTTATTGGCGGCTATTATGTAGGCAACATCAGATTTGAACCAGGTGACGAGCCAGGGACAATAACTAAGATGAATCCCAAAGATGCTGAACGCATTATTCGATCTATACGTGAAGCCGCGCGACAGGCAGATGTTGTCTTAGTTAGTCATCATACACATGAGCGTAAGGGCTTAGAGAAAGACCGTCCGGCAGATTTTGCTCGTGATTTTGCGAAGCTATGTATTGACAGCGGCGCACATGCTTATATTGGTCACGGTCCGCATATTTGGCGTGGCATAGAAATCTATAAAAACCGTCCGATTTTTTATAGTCTTGGTGATTTTGTTTTTCAAAATGATTCGGTGGAACGGCAGCCGACTGAGTTTTATGATCTTTATGATTTGGGTGTAGAAAATACCGTGTCTGATGGACTGGATGCTCGCAGTGCCAATGAAACAAGAGGACTGGTTGTAGATCAGAAAGTATATGAATCGGCAATGGTTTCTTTTGCTGTGACGGATGGGGAAATTGATGAAATTACGCTAAGCCCGCTTTCGCTGGGGTTTGAATATGGTAGGGCACGGCGCGGTCGTCCGCAATTTTCCGATGAGGAAAATGGAGAACGAATTTTGCGTGATATTGGTGATTTATCAAAAGAATTTGGCACAAAAATTACGATAAAAGATGGTATAGGGACGATTGAGTTGAAATAA
- a CDS encoding LysR family transcriptional regulator, which translates to MNIDDIQAFLAVVSNQSLTKAAEILHLSQSAVSHRLKNLEQELDLVLIQRRKGLKTITLTPAGEDFILIAEKWVHLLLETQSLKSRTSLSLSIGAVDSVNTYLLPNIYEQIIHQHPTMRLHIVTQNSTDLYSLVEQRAVDIAFVLHERIINNIEVSPFFAEPMVLIRLALPENISVPSIHPQQLNPSDELYHNWFPAYQLWHNKWWNPLQSTHIQVSNGPMVLPLLRTPGQWAIVPLSIAQATTATNKYTIQKLLDPPPDRICYKVTHKFVKSSTEKALTIFETFASELLTEINYLTKYK; encoded by the coding sequence ATGAATATTGATGATATTCAAGCATTCTTAGCAGTTGTCTCTAATCAGAGTTTAACAAAGGCTGCTGAAATTCTTCATTTATCCCAATCTGCGGTGAGTCACCGCCTCAAAAATCTTGAACAAGAACTTGACCTAGTTCTTATTCAACGACGAAAAGGATTAAAAACCATTACACTTACTCCCGCAGGTGAAGATTTCATTCTAATTGCCGAAAAATGGGTTCATTTATTGTTAGAAACCCAATCATTAAAATCACGTACTAGTCTGTCTTTATCAATTGGAGCCGTTGATAGTGTAAACACTTATTTATTACCTAATATTTATGAGCAAATAATCCATCAGCATCCAACCATGCGCTTACACATTGTTACTCAAAATTCCACTGATCTTTATTCCTTAGTTGAACAACGAGCAGTTGATATTGCTTTTGTCTTGCACGAGAGGATCATAAACAATATTGAAGTTTCTCCATTCTTTGCAGAGCCGATGGTCCTTATTCGTTTAGCCTTACCAGAGAACATTTCTGTTCCAAGCATTCATCCGCAGCAACTAAATCCAAGTGATGAATTGTACCATAACTGGTTTCCAGCCTATCAACTCTGGCATAACAAATGGTGGAATCCTCTTCAGTCAACGCATATTCAAGTCAGTAACGGTCCAATGGTTCTGCCCCTACTACGAACACCTGGGCAGTGGGCAATTGTTCCCTTGTCAATCGCGCAAGCCACAACAGCAACCAACAAGTATACCATTCAAAAATTACTTGATCCTCCGCCTGATCGAATATGTTATAAGGTTACCCATAAATTTGTTAAATCCAGCACGGAAAAAGCACTAACCATTTTTGAGACCTTTGCTTCAGAGCTCCTCACAGAAATTAATTACTTAACAAAATATAAATGA
- a CDS encoding TSUP family transporter, with amino-acid sequence MDHISMEMLSFLLGVGFVAAFIDSVVGGGGLISMPALLMTGLPPSVVLGTNKLASICCSSTSSISFLRSGKMDLGLVKYLFPLSLIGSILGAYTVKLIPSESLKPLVVVMLILVAIYTVFKKDWGDESTYKGINKRAGVLGGCAAFILGFYDGFFGPGAGTFLIFVFLTLGFDFVVAAGNAKALNLASNLGAVAIFMLGSSVNYIYGFSMGIAMIIGAIAGSRFAIAKGATYVKPLFILVTTLLIGKQLLDILH; translated from the coding sequence GTGGATCATATTAGTATGGAAATGCTTAGTTTTTTATTGGGAGTAGGTTTTGTTGCTGCTTTTATAGACTCTGTTGTTGGCGGCGGAGGTTTAATCTCCATGCCAGCATTGTTGATGACAGGATTGCCTCCTAGCGTTGTATTGGGGACTAATAAATTAGCTTCGATATGTTGTTCTAGTACGAGCAGCATATCATTCTTGCGCTCAGGGAAGATGGATCTTGGATTAGTTAAATATCTTTTCCCGTTGTCTCTAATTGGATCCATATTGGGAGCATATACGGTAAAGCTAATTCCCTCCGAATCTTTAAAGCCGCTAGTGGTAGTCATGCTAATTCTGGTAGCAATTTATACGGTTTTTAAGAAGGATTGGGGAGATGAGTCTACTTATAAAGGTATTAATAAAAGAGCTGGTGTCTTAGGAGGTTGTGCTGCTTTTATTTTGGGCTTTTATGACGGCTTTTTCGGTCCAGGAGCAGGAACATTTTTAATTTTTGTATTTTTGACCCTTGGTTTTGATTTTGTGGTAGCCGCTGGAAATGCCAAGGCACTCAATTTAGCGAGTAACCTGGGTGCGGTTGCAATATTTATGTTAGGCAGTTCAGTCAATTATATTTATGGCTTTAGTATGGGCATTGCGATGATTATTGGTGCTATCGCGGGTTCAAGGTTTGCTATTGCCAAAGGTGCTACTTATGTTAAACCACTATTTATTTTGGTGACAACGTTATTAATAGGGAAGCAATTATTAGATATTTTACATTGA
- a CDS encoding TolC family protein, whose translation MDTTKVSVEQAEESLMIQKASYEVGIGTNLDLRDAVVALDTAKKNYIQALYSYNTNKVKLEQVMGLPVK comes from the coding sequence TTGGATACCACCAAGGTGTCGGTGGAGCAGGCTGAAGAAAGTTTAATGATTCAAAAAGCCAGCTATGAGGTCGGAATTGGCACCAACCTTGACCTGCGTGATGCGGTAGTGGCGCTGGATACTGCCAAAAAGAATTATATTCAGGCATTGTATAGTTATAATACAAACAAGGTAAAACTGGAACAGGTCATGGGTTTGCCAGTGAAATAG
- a CDS encoding efflux RND transporter periplasmic adaptor subunit produces MSIKGSKKLYVGLIFAVVLLSGVVMRSGVLSKTQVNNVNQAIAVKAMQVVTRDTPINIEFVGQVKAKSEVKIMSKVSGNIIAKMVNGGDTVYKGQPLFQIDNKQYRSAINSARATINKSQATLNNTQKDVERYQRLAEIKGVAQQTVDAYVSQAEQEAATVEVNRADLQQAIENEQDTLIVSPVDGRIDVNDVSLGYYVAASSTTMATVSSIDPVWVQFSMSENEYLKFIRSGNGSLPAYFKDHLKLVLSDGKEYPFIGHVEQIDRGMSDTTGTITIKASFDNPQKFLLPGMFARVVAQEIVRQGALLIPQKAVKQVLDNTFVTVVTVDNKAESRQVKLGDKIGDMWLVEEGLSANERVIVEGIDKAKQGSSLQVTMLEPDALTPAKQ; encoded by the coding sequence TTGAGTATCAAGGGTTCGAAGAAACTGTATGTTGGCTTGATTTTTGCAGTTGTTTTACTTAGCGGTGTTGTTATGCGCAGTGGAGTTTTGTCTAAAACCCAGGTAAATAATGTAAACCAGGCTATAGCGGTAAAAGCCATGCAGGTAGTAACGAGGGATACGCCTATCAACATTGAATTTGTTGGACAGGTAAAAGCCAAAAGCGAAGTAAAAATCATGTCAAAGGTATCAGGTAACATTATTGCTAAGATGGTAAATGGCGGCGATACCGTCTATAAAGGTCAGCCATTGTTTCAAATTGATAATAAACAATATCGGTCAGCGATTAATTCGGCCAGAGCTACCATAAATAAATCGCAAGCGACTCTCAACAATACGCAGAAAGATGTGGAACGTTATCAGCGATTGGCGGAGATAAAAGGGGTTGCCCAGCAAACGGTAGATGCGTATGTATCCCAGGCTGAACAAGAAGCCGCGACAGTCGAAGTCAACCGGGCCGATCTGCAACAAGCCATTGAGAATGAACAGGATACTTTAATTGTTTCGCCAGTTGATGGCCGCATTGATGTGAATGATGTAAGTCTTGGTTATTATGTGGCAGCCAGCTCGACAACAATGGCTACCGTATCCTCAATAGATCCGGTTTGGGTGCAGTTTAGCATGAGTGAAAATGAGTATCTAAAATTCATTCGCAGCGGCAATGGTTCACTTCCCGCCTATTTTAAGGATCATCTAAAACTTGTTCTTAGCGACGGCAAGGAATATCCGTTCATAGGACATGTAGAGCAAATCGACAGAGGAATGAGCGATACGACTGGCACTATTACAATTAAAGCCAGTTTTGATAATCCGCAAAAATTTCTGTTGCCGGGGATGTTTGCCCGGGTAGTTGCGCAAGAAATCGTGCGGCAAGGAGCTTTACTGATTCCGCAAAAGGCAGTTAAGCAAGTGCTGGATAATACCTTTGTTACCGTCGTGACCGTAGATAATAAAGCAGAGAGCAGGCAGGTAAAATTAGGAGATAAAATTGGTGATATGTGGCTGGTTGAAGAGGGGCTCAGCGCCAATGAACGTGTCATTGTCGAAGGGATTGACAAGGCAAAACAAGGAAGTTCACTGCAAGTAACAATGTTAGAACCGGATGCGCTGACTCCGGCCAAACAATAG